From the Zonotrichia leucophrys gambelii isolate GWCS_2022_RI chromosome 10, RI_Zleu_2.0, whole genome shotgun sequence genome, one window contains:
- the STRA6 gene encoding receptor for retinol uptake STRA6 isoform X2, whose translation MAPNGSVGFRDSPLEPGIFLDEDLGSDWYIYESTESAPHDDLFPDAIPECHPTISPQLYHTIMAPISLAVLLALSFLVKRRRLHLSCWNGVPGLLSAGNLLEQDGQRAVAAAVLALLSSELCRLLLEPEPLPLLPPTAGTPTGTPTGTPTGTPTGTPTASPAAREFRKVLALLYFPALYLPLLACAGLRHRLGYAAGTLLAWGHCGAQAWHRAQCPLAPKIHQLYSLLSHIPALLSLSLLSLWYPAQLLRSLRNGDSPEPRISGKSYYRKYLKALLSKRDRKGSSVKIDESLGSRIRSYLLSYIYIPEEGFRIPLKLVVSVTVAVIAVYQVAVLLLVAVVPALRIIRAGMTKDVVVLLVQFGLVPSQGAAVPGDLEQELRTARHFLWALEVCYICSLVLCCLLTCAMLLRSLGMHRSNLRALYQGAVLDVFSKAHILRPSRESLVCWMAFSSFQAAFACLGLLIQQVIFFLCFVAFTFLVVIPLQLGTSSPLFGIIRNMWPFWLTLVVAVLVQHLLAHFQFLEQHSLQKEITNRRALFIVTFLLFPTNVLVGSMAAVWRVVISGLYNAVHFCRLDISLLHRGVETFDPGYRTYCHYLRVEVSQCHPLLKAFCSLLLQPGRPEPPAPPRDTRLEEGLQLMHPKPPAPGRARSRRIRARWWVAYTLLHNPSLTASRKTALADPAANGAQLGVPRP comes from the exons ATGGCCCCCAATGGCTCTGTGGGATTTCGGGATTCGCCCCTGGAGCCGGGAATTTTCCTGGATGAGGATTTGGGATCCGACTGGTACATCTACGAATCCACGGAGTCTGCGCCCCACGATGA cctttttcccGACGCCATCCCGGAATGCCACCCCACAATCTCCCCCCAGCTGTACCACACCATCATGGCTCCCATTTCC CTGGCCGTGCTCCTGGCCTTGTCCTTCCTGGTCAAGCGCCGCCGGCTccacctgagctgctggaacGGTGTCCCGGGATTGCTCAG CGCCGGGaacctgctggagcaggacGGGCAGCGCGCCGTGGCCGCGGCGGTGCTGGCGCTGCTCAGCTCCGAGCTCTgccggctgctgctggagccggagccgctgccgctgctgccgcccACGGCGGGGACACCCACGGGGACACCCACGGGGACACCCACGGGGACACCCACGGGGACACCGACGGCGTCGCCCGCCGCCCGCG AGTTCCGGAAGGTTCTGGCCCTGCTCTATTTCCCGGCGCTGTACCTGCCCCTGCTGGCCTGCGCTGGCCTCCGGCACCGCCTGGGCTACGCCGCGGGGACCCtgctggcctggggacactgcggggCGCAGGCCTGGCACCGCGCACAGTGTCCCCTGGCACCCAAG ATCCACCAGCTGTACTCGCTGCTGTCCCACATCCCCgcgctgctgtccctgtccctgctcagcctctggTACCCGGCACAGCTCCTGCGCAGCCTCCGGAATGGGGACAGCCCCGAGCCACGG ATTTCCGGGAAAAGCTATTACAGGAAGTACCTCAAGGCCCTGCTGTCCAAGCGGGACCGGAAAGGGAG CTCCGTCAAGATTGATGAGAGCCTCGGCTCCCGGATCCGCTCCTACCTGCTCTCCTACATCTACATTCCCGAGGAAG GATTCCGGATCCCGCTGAAGCTGGTGGTATCCGTCACCGTGGCCGTCATCGCCGTCTACCAG gtggccgtgctgctgctggtggccgtGGTGCCGGCGCTGCGCATTATCCGGGCGGGAATGACCAAGGAcgtggtggtgctgctggtgcagttCGGGCTGGTGCCCTCACAGGGCGCGGCCGTGCCCGGggacctggagcaggagctgcgcACGGCGCGGCACTTCCTGTGGGCGCTGGAAG TGTGCTACATCTGCTCgctggtgctgtgctgcctgctcacCTGTGCCATGCTGCTCCGGAGCCTGGGCATGCACAG GTCCAACCTGCGGGCGCTGTACCAGGGCGCCGTGCTGGACGTGTTTTCCAAGGCCCACATCCTGCGGCCTTCCCGGGAATCCCTCGTCTGCTGGATGGCCTTCTCCAGCTTCCAGGCGGCCTTCGCCTGCCTGG GTCTCCTGATCCAGCAggtgattttcttcctctgcttcgTGGCCTTCACCTTCCTGGTGGTGATCCCGCTCCAGCTCGGCACCAGCTCCCCGCTCTTCGGGATCATCCGGAACATGTG GCCCTTCTGGCTGACCCTGGTGGTGGCCGTGCTCGTGCAGCATCTCCTGGCCCATTTCCAGTTCCtggagcagcattccctgcagAAGGAGATCACCAACAG GCGCGCGCTGTTCATCGTCAccttcctgctcttccccacCAACGTCCTGGTGGGCTCCATGGCCGCCGTGTGGCGCGTGGTCATCTCCGGCCTCTACAACGCCGTCCACTTCTGCCGGCTGGACATCAGCCTGCTGCACCGCGGCGTGGAGACCTTCGACCCAG GGTACCGCACCTACTGCCACTACCTGCGCGTGGAGGTCAGCCAGTGCCACCCGCTGCTGAAGGccttctgctccctgctgctccagcccggCCGGCCCGAGCCGCCGGCACCGCCCCGGGACACCCGGCTGGAGGAAG